In the Pseudoalteromonas undina genome, one interval contains:
- a CDS encoding amidohydrolase, translating to MQKFAPSLLAVGLAAALVGCQESGPQDPKVTINKNPYPSTYQPVATSSTLITNATVLTGTGERLDEADVLIVDGKVQQVGKDLTANADTTIDAQGKWVTPGIIDVHSHLGAYPNPSVESHQDGNEMTSPNTAEVWVEHSIWPQDPGFNRAREGGITSLQILPGSANLFGGRGVTLKNVPAHTMQGMKFPDAPYGLKMACGENPKRVYGRKGVLPMTRMGNMAGYRTAWIGAQEYKREWDKYDADYAAGKNPEAPHRDIKYDTLRGVLEGDVRIHNHCYKAEEMAMMIDLSKEFNYHAGTFHHGIEAYKIADLLAENGSCAALWPDWWGFKMEAYDMVQENVAIVDAVKNSCAVVHSDSDTTIQRLNQEAAKVMFSANQNGFDISEQHAIKWITANAAKSLGIEDKTGSLETGKQADVVIWNQSPFSVYAKAEQVFVDGAKVYDRNDSAFQAQSDFMLGQQ from the coding sequence ATGCAAAAATTTGCTCCCTCATTGTTAGCTGTTGGTTTAGCAGCAGCACTTGTTGGTTGCCAAGAAAGCGGCCCACAAGATCCAAAAGTAACCATTAATAAAAACCCATACCCAAGTACTTATCAGCCAGTAGCGACATCAAGCACCTTGATCACTAATGCAACGGTATTAACAGGTACGGGTGAGCGTTTAGATGAAGCTGACGTACTGATTGTTGACGGTAAAGTGCAGCAAGTTGGTAAAGATTTAACCGCTAATGCAGACACCACTATTGACGCGCAAGGTAAATGGGTAACACCAGGCATTATTGACGTTCATTCACATTTAGGTGCTTATCCAAATCCATCGGTTGAGTCTCATCAAGATGGTAACGAAATGACCAGCCCTAATACGGCAGAAGTATGGGTTGAGCATTCAATTTGGCCACAAGATCCAGGTTTTAATCGTGCACGCGAAGGCGGTATTACGTCATTACAAATTTTACCAGGTTCAGCTAATTTATTTGGTGGACGTGGCGTTACCCTTAAAAATGTACCGGCTCATACCATGCAAGGAATGAAATTTCCTGATGCGCCATACGGTTTAAAAATGGCCTGTGGTGAAAATCCTAAACGTGTTTACGGTCGAAAAGGTGTATTACCGATGACACGTATGGGTAATATGGCAGGTTATCGCACAGCATGGATTGGTGCTCAAGAATATAAGCGTGAGTGGGATAAATACGATGCTGATTACGCTGCGGGTAAAAACCCAGAAGCTCCACACCGAGATATTAAATACGATACATTACGCGGTGTTTTAGAAGGTGACGTTCGTATTCACAATCACTGCTACAAAGCAGAAGAAATGGCGATGATGATCGACCTTTCAAAAGAGTTTAATTATCATGCGGGCACATTCCATCACGGTATTGAAGCATACAAAATTGCTGATTTACTGGCTGAAAACGGCTCGTGTGCTGCACTTTGGCCAGACTGGTGGGGCTTTAAAATGGAAGCCTACGATATGGTGCAAGAGAACGTAGCAATTGTTGATGCCGTTAAAAACTCATGTGCCGTTGTGCACTCAGATTCTGACACGACGATTCAACGCTTAAACCAAGAAGCAGCGAAAGTTATGTTCAGTGCAAACCAAAATGGGTTTGATATTTCTGAGCAGCATGCAATTAAGTGGATCACAGCTAATGCCGCAAAATCGTTAGGTATTGAAGATAAAACAGGCTCACTTGAAACAGGTAAACAAGCTGATGTTGTTATTTGGAATCAAAGCCCGTTTAGTGTTTATGCAAAAGCAGAGCAAGTGTTTGTTGATGGTGCAAA
- a CDS encoding DUF3718 domain-containing protein has product MISFKATLYSTVLLGAATLTAPVMAATFVAADSSPGTQACMAVASNKRLTLLRTMKNLRIDKHVISKKLLCNDLSVGDFVTLYDLNKSAQFLNIEASTSTSIRDLAKVNKPLVVIMAGSK; this is encoded by the coding sequence ATGATTTCTTTCAAAGCAACTCTATATTCAACTGTATTATTGGGCGCAGCAACATTAACAGCTCCTGTAATGGCGGCCACTTTTGTTGCCGCTGATTCATCACCCGGTACCCAAGCTTGCATGGCCGTTGCATCTAACAAAAGACTGACACTGCTCAGAACAATGAAAAATCTACGTATAGATAAACATGTAATTAGCAAAAAATTACTCTGTAATGATTTATCAGTGGGTGACTTTGTAACGCTGTATGATTTAAATAAATCAGCACAATTTTTAAATATTGAAGCATCTACTAGTACGTCAATAAGAGATTTAGCAAAAGTAAACAAACCGCTTGTAGTTATTATGGCGGGATCTAAATAA
- a CDS encoding fructosamine kinase family protein, with protein MWKTINQQISQAIHYDFKHTHKRQLQNTSTDKLFHLSDGKHNYLVKIAQKHELERFEAQAQGLKQLTQNSVFMVPDCITTGANIEFAFIVLEWLALDELPHTHWSAMGEHLAMLHQKHQQAMFGFDTDNYLSSTPQPNQWHKKWDVFFAEERIGWQLQLLAEKGIVLADSEQLINLVKEQLHNHHVLPSLLHGDFWRGNMGFVNNIPTLFDPACYYGDREVDIAMSELYAPLPEEFYSTYNHQYPLAQGYEQRKLVYQLYPILNNANIYAGHYLNQAKDHVDKLIKLK; from the coding sequence ATGTGGAAAACAATCAATCAACAGATCAGCCAAGCTATCCATTACGATTTTAAACACACCCATAAACGTCAGTTGCAAAATACATCCACCGATAAGTTGTTTCACTTAAGCGATGGCAAGCACAATTACTTAGTTAAAATTGCGCAAAAACATGAACTAGAACGCTTTGAGGCTCAAGCTCAAGGTTTAAAACAGCTTACTCAAAACAGTGTATTTATGGTGCCCGACTGCATTACAACTGGGGCCAATATAGAATTCGCCTTTATTGTATTAGAGTGGCTTGCACTTGACGAGCTCCCCCATACCCATTGGTCAGCTATGGGGGAGCATCTTGCTATGTTACATCAAAAACACCAGCAAGCGATGTTTGGTTTTGACACCGACAATTATTTAAGCTCAACACCTCAACCCAATCAGTGGCATAAAAAATGGGATGTATTTTTTGCAGAAGAACGTATTGGTTGGCAATTACAGCTATTAGCTGAAAAAGGCATTGTACTTGCAGACTCCGAGCAACTGATAAATTTAGTAAAAGAGCAACTGCATAATCATCATGTTTTACCCTCACTATTACATGGCGATTTTTGGCGCGGTAATATGGGCTTTGTAAACAACATTCCGACCTTATTTGACCCTGCCTGCTATTACGGTGATCGGGAGGTCGATATTGCTATGAGTGAGCTTTATGCCCCCCTCCCTGAAGAGTTTTATAGTACCTACAATCACCAATACCCTTTAGCTCAGGGTTATGAACAACGTAAGCTTGTTTACCAGCTTTACCCTATTTTAAACAACGCCAACATTTATGCGGGGCATTATTTAAATCAGGCTAAAGACCACGTTGATAAACTAATTAAACTAAAATAA
- a CDS encoding CPXCG motif-containing cysteine-rich protein, with translation MKDFLSQRIACPHCGHHIHLDLDASMGDQDYYEECSACCNLIHLNMHIDYARNKLELHVDSDDEQIF, from the coding sequence ATGAAAGACTTTTTATCACAACGTATCGCCTGCCCACATTGTGGACACCATATTCATTTAGATCTCGATGCCAGTATGGGCGATCAAGACTACTATGAAGAATGCAGTGCCTGTTGTAACCTTATACACTTAAACATGCACATAGATTATGCACGTAATAAGTTAGAGTTACATGTAGACAGCGATGACGAACAAATATTTTAA
- a CDS encoding riboflavin synthase: MFTGIIQTQATVVSKTHAQGVLRLVVSVNEQYVKHLDLGASIAINGCCLTVVKVELSNHDVVAQVHFDVIDETLQLTNFGQLELGSLVNYERSVSFGTELGGHIVSGHIHCTAKIAQIVKLENNYKIQLSLPQKWQKYVLYKGFVSVNGASLTVGNTDEFGFWLHLIPETLDITNLGEAVVGDEFNIEVDQQTYAIINTVENYMRQHS, from the coding sequence ATGTTTACCGGTATTATTCAAACTCAAGCAACGGTAGTTTCTAAAACCCATGCACAGGGCGTATTACGCTTGGTAGTTTCTGTTAATGAGCAATACGTGAAGCATTTAGACTTAGGTGCCAGCATCGCTATAAATGGTTGCTGTTTGACTGTTGTGAAAGTAGAGCTAAGTAATCATGATGTGGTTGCTCAAGTGCATTTTGATGTTATTGATGAAACCCTGCAGCTAACTAATTTTGGGCAACTGGAATTGGGTAGTTTAGTTAATTACGAGCGTTCAGTGTCGTTTGGTACTGAGTTGGGTGGGCACATTGTATCTGGACATATTCATTGCACCGCAAAAATTGCGCAAATAGTGAAGTTAGAAAACAACTACAAAATACAGCTCAGCCTACCACAAAAATGGCAAAAATATGTGCTATACAAAGGATTTGTATCTGTTAATGGTGCAAGTTTAACGGTGGGTAATACTGATGAGTTTGGCTTTTGGTTGCATTTAATACCAGAAACACTCGATATAACTAATTTAGGTGAAGCCGTTGTGGGTGATGAGTTCAATATTGAAGTCGACCAGCAAACCTATGCAATTATAAACACCGTTGAAAACTACATGCGCCAACATAGTTAA
- a CDS encoding MATE family efflux transporter, producing MTFCSWEAKRLLSLAVPVFLAQVTLVLMSVVDTIMAGQVSPTDLAALSIATGIWNPILLAIQGILLALTGVIAQFAGAKDRNGISHYFQQALYLTLLLSIAGFSAAQLANTVILQLDTTPAIAGLAFDYIHFVKWGVFGFLIFTVYINMTEGMGMTKPAFYISLLGLAVNIPLNYIFINGLFGLPAFGGAGCGIATALVFTVMAIAQVTYCQLSKKVDAKGLLTGFEKPNFKTIGIITKLGIPISLATFFEVTLFACIPLFIAHLGAVAVSGHQIAASVTALLFMMPLSLSIAISIRIGNLFGQNHLEQLKVAVSTSYILAAIIALFIAFITFIGRDVISQLYSDSPAVLALASSIMILACIYQLPDALQVAANGILRGLKHTAPISYITFISYWLIGFSLGYVLARTDLIVPAMGPHGFWIGIIVGLSVAAVLLMLTVHRRFKREPFILS from the coding sequence ATGACTTTTTGTAGTTGGGAAGCCAAACGTTTACTTTCTCTTGCCGTTCCCGTTTTTTTAGCACAAGTAACTTTAGTATTAATGTCTGTGGTTGACACCATTATGGCCGGACAAGTGAGTCCTACCGATTTAGCTGCACTGTCAATTGCAACGGGGATATGGAACCCAATTTTATTAGCAATACAAGGGATTTTATTAGCATTAACGGGCGTTATTGCACAATTCGCTGGTGCTAAAGATCGTAACGGCATCAGCCATTATTTTCAGCAAGCCCTTTATTTAACACTCCTTTTAAGTATTGCTGGTTTTAGTGCGGCGCAGCTTGCCAATACTGTTATTTTACAGCTAGATACCACCCCTGCAATTGCTGGACTTGCTTTTGACTACATTCATTTTGTTAAATGGGGTGTATTTGGCTTTTTAATTTTTACCGTTTACATAAATATGACCGAAGGCATGGGGATGACCAAGCCTGCATTTTATATTAGCCTACTGGGGCTTGCGGTAAATATTCCACTCAATTATATTTTTATCAATGGCTTATTTGGCCTACCAGCATTTGGCGGAGCCGGTTGTGGTATTGCTACCGCACTCGTATTTACTGTTATGGCCATTGCGCAGGTGACTTATTGCCAGCTCAGCAAAAAAGTAGACGCCAAAGGCTTATTAACAGGCTTTGAAAAACCTAACTTTAAAACCATAGGTATTATTACCAAACTCGGTATTCCTATATCACTAGCCACTTTTTTTGAAGTAACCTTGTTTGCCTGTATACCTTTATTTATTGCGCACTTAGGAGCTGTGGCCGTGTCTGGCCATCAAATTGCAGCCAGTGTTACGGCACTATTATTTATGATGCCTCTTAGCCTCTCAATTGCAATTAGCATACGAATTGGTAATTTATTTGGGCAAAATCATTTAGAACAATTAAAAGTAGCCGTGTCTACAAGTTATATTTTAGCGGCAATTATCGCTCTATTTATTGCTTTTATTACTTTTATAGGTCGCGATGTGATTAGCCAGCTTTATAGCGATAGCCCTGCGGTACTCGCACTTGCTTCATCAATTATGATTTTAGCCTGTATTTATCAACTTCCTGATGCATTACAAGTAGCTGCAAATGGTATATTGAGAGGCTTAAAGCACACCGCGCCTATTTCTTATATCACTTTTATCTCTTATTGGTTAATCGGCTTTAGTTTAGGTTACGTATTAGCAAGAACAGACTTAATAGTGCCAGCAATGGGCCCTCACGGTTTTTGGATAGGTATTATCGTTGGATTATCAGTTGCAGCTGTACTACTGATGCTGACAGTGCATAGGCGATTTAAACGTGAACCATTTATTCTCTCTTAA
- a CDS encoding DUF3080 family protein, whose protein sequence is MNHLFSLNQPKTTTLPLKWLLAVCCILLFGCSEQPSEANKTYLSRLSSTLQVPKPNTNPLQQLTLVEPVEALQPAIKIGITELAGISQCKLNVLISEHNNQLGKTATAASQLKYQIDFIQSAQNCLNSLDKQSKIYNKIAAAKTQKQAQLTQFFNNMLFSEPELNSSWQLTGQELSTQPAGFSDTVEGLKKLTTIKQLIENQNSMAINSDDILSALEPLNKYEFNQQLIQAAREQISLNHAATQFVNTLTLEDICPKGKNKQQAKIVSNIFNKYYLKQIQPYQAQLSGYLETLQPLYVQLWFNQAVSSEEVNALLDPNAKNLLAQLKSSAKEHVIWWQKFYKTCEISPI, encoded by the coding sequence GTGAACCATTTATTCTCTCTTAATCAACCTAAAACTACCACACTGCCACTTAAATGGTTACTGGCAGTGTGTTGTATCTTACTTTTTGGCTGCTCAGAGCAGCCCAGTGAGGCAAATAAAACCTATTTGTCTCGCTTAAGTAGTACCTTGCAAGTTCCTAAGCCAAACACAAACCCATTGCAACAACTTACTTTAGTTGAGCCTGTTGAAGCTTTACAACCAGCAATTAAAATTGGCATAACTGAACTTGCTGGTATTAGCCAATGTAAACTGAACGTTTTAATAAGCGAGCATAATAATCAGTTAGGTAAAACAGCCACCGCTGCTAGCCAATTGAAGTACCAAATAGATTTTATTCAAAGCGCGCAAAACTGTTTAAATAGCTTGGATAAACAAAGCAAGATTTACAACAAAATTGCTGCGGCAAAAACTCAAAAACAAGCTCAGCTTACTCAGTTTTTCAACAATATGTTATTTAGTGAGCCCGAACTCAACAGCAGTTGGCAATTAACCGGCCAAGAGCTCAGCACTCAACCGGCTGGGTTTAGCGACACAGTTGAGGGGCTTAAAAAGCTAACTACCATAAAACAGCTAATAGAAAACCAAAATAGTATGGCAATAAACAGTGATGATATTTTGTCAGCGCTTGAGCCGCTTAACAAATACGAGTTTAACCAACAACTTATTCAAGCCGCGCGTGAACAAATTAGCTTAAATCATGCGGCCACCCAGTTTGTAAATACTTTAACGCTTGAAGATATATGCCCAAAGGGTAAAAACAAGCAGCAAGCTAAAATTGTCAGTAATATATTCAATAAATATTATTTGAAACAAATTCAGCCTTATCAAGCTCAGCTTAGTGGCTATTTAGAAACATTGCAGCCGCTTTATGTGCAGCTGTGGTTTAATCAAGCAGTAAGCAGTGAAGAAGTAAATGCCCTTCTTGACCCAAACGCTAAAAACTTACTCGCTCAGCTAAAATCGTCAGCAAAAGAGCATGTTATATGGTGGCAAAAATTTTATAAAACGTGTGAAATCAGTCCAATATGA
- a CDS encoding substrate-binding periplasmic protein has protein sequence MRIFLVATLFISLFAYADPAPVTYTVNDKNITLPGEKYKSGYGYNLEADTVLRLVTLNWPPYIDDNLCNKGWLYQLTVSMLVKRGYGVHIEFYPWARAVREAELGKADILFPEYYIDDDVISENILTKTRNQLLALSEPIPGGDLSFVALKDHTIDYDGSINSVKNRVMGVVRSYKNSAKLDELIDQGEIKTIVANSEYQLIHLLLNGRVELIVADLEVLRASVYKSLLSNKDKKRMLNALVALMPSIEYKNLYYSVTKSAPQWQSILEDINTEIANMRANNEFDSFIKNKKQQCYNLG, from the coding sequence ATGAGAATATTTTTAGTCGCTACCTTATTTATTTCACTTTTTGCTTACGCAGATCCTGCGCCAGTAACTTACACAGTTAATGATAAAAATATCACCCTTCCTGGCGAAAAATACAAAAGCGGTTACGGTTATAATTTAGAGGCTGATACCGTCCTTCGTTTAGTCACTCTCAACTGGCCTCCCTACATAGACGATAACTTATGCAATAAAGGCTGGCTATACCAGCTCACAGTTAGCATGCTGGTAAAGCGTGGTTATGGCGTTCATATTGAATTTTATCCTTGGGCGCGTGCAGTTCGCGAAGCAGAGCTAGGCAAAGCCGATATATTATTTCCTGAGTACTATATTGACGACGATGTCATATCCGAAAATATTCTAACAAAAACACGAAATCAGTTATTGGCGCTATCAGAACCAATTCCAGGCGGCGATTTATCATTTGTTGCGCTAAAGGATCATACTATTGACTACGATGGCAGCATTAACTCTGTAAAAAACCGAGTGATGGGCGTCGTTCGTTCATACAAGAATAGTGCTAAACTCGATGAACTTATTGATCAAGGTGAAATAAAAACCATTGTGGCAAACAGTGAATATCAGCTTATTCATTTGCTTTTAAACGGTCGTGTTGAGCTTATTGTTGCTGACTTAGAAGTACTTAGAGCCAGCGTTTACAAGTCACTTTTATCAAATAAAGATAAAAAAAGGATGCTAAATGCGCTCGTTGCATTAATGCCAAGCATTGAGTACAAAAATCTATATTATTCTGTAACTAAAAGTGCACCACAATGGCAATCTATTTTGGAAGATATAAATACTGAAATTGCGAATATGCGTGCAAACAATGAGTTTGATAGCTTTATAAAAAATAAAAAACAACAGTGTTATAACCTTGGATAA
- the prpF gene encoding 2-methylaconitate cis-trans isomerase PrpF translates to MFKPQIKVPATYMRGGTSKGVFFNLTDLPAPAQVAGEARDSLLLRVIGSPDAYGKQTDGMGGATSSTSKTVILSKSEQPDHDVDYLFGQVAIDKAFVDWSGNCGNLTSAVGAFAISNGLVDKGRVPDNGIAIVRVWQANIKKSILVHVPMTNGEVQETGDFELDGVTFPAAEVKLEFIDPADGDGALFPTGNVVDDLEVPNVGTLKATMINAGIPTIFVNASDIGYTGTELQDDINADEAALTKLESIRAHGAVKMGLINNINEAQARQHTPKVAFVAAPHDYISSSGKQINASDIDLLVRAMSMGKLHHAMMGTAAVAIGTAAAVEGTLVNLAAGGGAINEVNFGHPSGTLKVGAEAVVTNGQWQVSKASMSRSARVLMEGWVRAPFDF, encoded by the coding sequence ATGTTTAAACCACAAATTAAAGTGCCAGCGACATACATGCGTGGTGGCACCAGTAAAGGCGTGTTTTTTAATTTAACAGATTTACCTGCACCTGCCCAAGTGGCAGGTGAGGCGCGCGATAGCTTATTATTGCGCGTTATTGGTAGCCCAGATGCATACGGTAAACAAACCGATGGTATGGGTGGCGCAACATCAAGCACCAGTAAAACGGTTATTTTAAGTAAAAGTGAACAGCCCGATCACGATGTTGATTATTTATTTGGTCAAGTCGCGATTGATAAAGCGTTTGTAGATTGGAGTGGCAACTGCGGTAATTTAACCTCTGCTGTGGGCGCATTTGCCATTAGTAATGGTTTAGTCGATAAAGGCAGAGTACCTGATAATGGCATTGCCATTGTGCGTGTATGGCAGGCTAACATTAAAAAAAGTATTTTAGTGCATGTGCCCATGACCAATGGTGAAGTACAAGAAACCGGTGATTTTGAGTTAGATGGTGTTACCTTTCCTGCCGCTGAAGTAAAGCTTGAATTTATTGACCCTGCTGATGGTGATGGTGCGCTATTTCCAACAGGCAATGTAGTTGATGATTTAGAAGTTCCAAACGTGGGCACGTTAAAAGCAACTATGATCAATGCTGGTATCCCTACTATTTTTGTAAATGCCAGTGATATTGGTTATACCGGTACTGAACTACAAGATGACATAAACGCTGATGAAGCCGCACTAACTAAGCTTGAAAGCATTCGTGCACATGGTGCAGTAAAAATGGGCTTAATTAATAATATTAATGAAGCACAAGCACGCCAACACACACCTAAAGTGGCATTTGTGGCTGCTCCACATGATTATATATCCTCAAGTGGTAAGCAGATTAATGCAAGTGATATCGATTTGTTAGTCCGTGCTATGTCAATGGGTAAGTTACATCATGCAATGATGGGCACTGCCGCTGTCGCTATTGGTACTGCTGCGGCAGTTGAAGGAACATTAGTTAATTTAGCCGCCGGTGGTGGTGCTATTAATGAAGTTAACTTTGGTCACCCTTCGGGCACATTAAAAGTGGGAGCAGAGGCGGTGGTTACAAATGGCCAATGGCAGGTTAGCAAAGCCAGTATGAGCCGCAGCGCGCGTGTTTTAATGGAAGGCTGGGTAAGAGCGCCATTTGATTTTTAA
- the acnD gene encoding Fe/S-dependent 2-methylisocitrate dehydratase AcnD codes for MTIINNTQYRKPLPGSNVDYYDTQAAVDAIKPGAYATLPYSSRVFAENLVRRCEPDMLTDALSQIIERKQDLDFPWYPARVVCHDILGQTALVDLAGLRDAIAAKGGDPAKVNPVVPTQLIVDHSLAVEHAGFDPEAFEKNRAIEDRRNDDRFHFINWTKTAFKNIDVIPPGNGIMHQINLEKMSPVIQNRDGIAFPDTLVGTDSHTPHVDALGVIAVGVGGLEAESVMLGRASYIRLPDIVGVELTGKRQPGITATDIVLAITEFLREQRVVSTYLEFYGEGADALTLGDRATISNMTPEFGATAAMFYIDDKTIDYLRLTGRDEEQIALVENYAKTAGLWSNSLKTAHYDRVLKFDLSSVGRNIAGPSNPHRRVSTSDLAKEGISGVVENEEGLMPDGACIIAAITSCTNTSNPRNVIAAGLLARNANAKGLMRKPWVKTSLAPGSKAVQSYLEDANLLPELEQLGFGIVGFACTTCNGMSGALDPKIQQEVIDRDLYATAVLSGNRNFDGRIHPYAKQAFLASPPLVVAYAIAGTIRFDIEKDILGKDQQGNDVTLKDLWPSDEEIDAVIKQSVKPEQFRKVYEPMFNLTVDYGEDNDPLYDWRPESTYIRRPPYWEGALAGERSMSGMRALAVLGDNITTDHLSPSNAIMASSAAGEYLTKMNVPEEDFNSYATHRGDHLTAQRATFANPKLLNEMVLDENGEVKQGSYARIEPEGENTRMWEAIETYMQRKQPLIIVAGADYGQGSSRDWAAKGVRLAGVQVIAAEGFERIHRTNLIGMGVLPLEFKPGTTRKTLNLDGSESYDVKGEPTPGATLELVITRKNGEVLNVPMKCRLDTQEELSIYAAGGVLQRFAQDFLEATQAS; via the coding sequence ATGACCATTATTAATAACACCCAATACCGTAAGCCATTACCAGGCTCAAATGTAGATTACTACGATACCCAAGCCGCGGTAGATGCCATTAAACCAGGCGCATACGCTACTCTCCCTTATAGCTCGCGTGTATTTGCCGAAAACTTAGTGCGCCGCTGTGAACCCGATATGCTAACCGATGCGCTTAGCCAAATTATTGAGCGTAAACAAGATTTAGATTTTCCATGGTATCCGGCACGCGTTGTATGTCACGATATTTTAGGGCAAACCGCTCTAGTTGATTTAGCTGGCCTGCGCGACGCTATTGCTGCGAAAGGCGGTGATCCTGCAAAAGTAAATCCTGTTGTACCTACTCAACTGATTGTTGACCATTCATTAGCTGTTGAGCACGCAGGCTTTGATCCTGAAGCGTTTGAGAAAAACCGCGCTATTGAAGACAGACGCAACGATGATCGTTTTCATTTTATAAACTGGACTAAAACTGCTTTTAAAAATATTGATGTGATCCCGCCGGGCAATGGCATCATGCATCAAATTAACCTTGAAAAAATGTCGCCGGTTATTCAAAACCGTGATGGTATTGCATTCCCTGACACTTTAGTAGGTACCGACAGCCATACACCGCATGTTGATGCATTAGGTGTTATTGCTGTTGGTGTGGGCGGCCTTGAAGCCGAAAGTGTAATGCTTGGGCGCGCATCGTACATTCGTTTACCCGATATTGTTGGCGTAGAGCTTACCGGTAAACGCCAACCGGGCATTACTGCAACCGATATTGTATTGGCTATTACCGAATTTTTACGCGAGCAACGTGTGGTATCGACTTACCTCGAATTTTACGGTGAAGGGGCTGATGCATTAACTCTTGGTGATAGAGCAACCATTTCGAATATGACTCCTGAATTTGGCGCAACGGCTGCTATGTTCTACATTGACGATAAAACTATTGATTACTTACGTTTAACAGGTCGCGATGAAGAGCAAATTGCCCTTGTAGAAAACTACGCTAAAACAGCAGGGCTATGGAGCAACAGCTTAAAAACAGCGCATTACGATCGTGTACTTAAATTTGATTTATCAAGTGTAGGGCGCAACATTGCAGGGCCTTCAAATCCGCATCGTCGTGTATCAACTAGCGATTTAGCTAAAGAAGGTATTTCGGGCGTTGTTGAAAACGAAGAAGGCTTAATGCCCGATGGCGCATGTATTATTGCCGCTATTACTAGCTGTACGAATACCAGTAACCCGCGCAATGTAATTGCGGCAGGTTTATTGGCGCGTAACGCCAATGCAAAAGGTTTAATGCGTAAACCTTGGGTTAAAACCTCATTGGCACCAGGTTCTAAAGCAGTGCAATCGTACCTTGAAGATGCAAACTTATTACCAGAGCTTGAACAGCTTGGTTTTGGTATTGTTGGTTTTGCCTGTACTACCTGTAACGGTATGAGTGGTGCACTAGACCCTAAAATTCAACAAGAAGTCATTGATCGCGATTTATACGCAACAGCGGTGCTTTCCGGTAACCGTAACTTTGATGGTCGTATTCATCCGTATGCAAAGCAAGCATTTTTAGCGTCTCCACCGCTTGTAGTTGCTTATGCAATTGCCGGGACCATCCGTTTTGATATAGAAAAAGATATACTCGGTAAAGATCAGCAAGGTAACGATGTAACCTTAAAAGATTTATGGCCATCTGATGAAGAAATAGATGCAGTGATCAAGCAAAGCGTTAAGCCTGAGCAATTTAGAAAAGTATACGAGCCTATGTTTAACTTAACCGTTGATTACGGCGAAGATAACGACCCATTATACGATTGGCGCCCAGAAAGTACGTATATTCGTCGCCCTCCTTATTGGGAAGGGGCATTAGCAGGTGAGCGCAGTATGAGTGGTATGCGTGCATTAGCGGTACTTGGCGATAACATTACAACCGATCATTTATCACCTTCTAATGCGATTATGGCAAGCAGCGCGGCAGGTGAATACTTGACTAAAATGAATGTGCCAGAAGAAGATTTTAACTCGTACGCAACGCACCGAGGCGATCACTTAACCGCGCAGCGCGCCACGTTTGCCAATCCTAAATTATTAAACGAAATGGTATTGGATGAAAACGGCGAAGTGAAGCAAGGATCGTACGCACGCATAGAGCCAGAAGGTGAAAACACGCGTATGTGGGAAGCCATCGAAACCTACATGCAACGTAAGCAACCGCTTATTATTGTTGCCGGTGCTGACTATGGTCAAGGTTCGTCTCGCGATTGGGCAGCAAAAGGCGTAAGGCTTGCTGGTGTTCAGGTTATTGCAGCTGAAGGCTTTGAACGTATTCATCGTACTAATTTAATTGGTATGGGCGTTTTGCCGCTTGAGTTTAAGCCTGGCACAACGCGTAAAACACTTAACCTAGATGGTAGCGAAAGCTACGATGTAAAGGGTGAGCCAACACCAGGAGCAACTTTGGAACTGGTTATTACACGTAAAAATGGTGAGGTATTAAACGTACCAATGAAGTGCCGATTAGACACGCAAGAAGAGCTTTCTATTTATGCTGCAGGCGGTGTGTTACAACGCTTTGCGCAAGACTTTTTAGAAGCTACGCAAGCATCATAA